In Desulfovibrio inopinatus DSM 10711, a genomic segment contains:
- a CDS encoding ABC transporter permease, with protein MLALFSYIIGKVVHLFVLIAAVATLSFVLVSHSPIDPIDAYVGAAVLKISPEQRQVIAERWGLDQPPVTRFFDWTKHILKGDFGNSTIFNEPVLTVIQKRFFTSLWLMASAWLLSGIIGFFLGLVAGTFEGSRLDRAIRLYAYTMASTPTFWVGIVLLTLVSVHLGLTPVCCAWPIGMDAAQASILQRLHHLVLPALTLSLIGIAQITLHTREKTIEAMQSDYAIFACAQGDSRLGIGLHHCLRNVLLPAITLQFASLGELFGGAVLAEQVFSYPGLGRATVEAGVRGDIPLLLGIVLFSTVFVFAGNTIADLLYRIADPRMRSRTMEVA; from the coding sequence ATGCTCGCTCTATTTTCCTATATTATTGGCAAAGTTGTGCATCTTTTCGTGCTTATTGCTGCAGTCGCCACGCTTTCCTTTGTTCTCGTCAGCCACTCTCCCATTGATCCAATCGATGCATATGTTGGGGCAGCAGTCCTCAAAATTTCACCGGAGCAACGTCAGGTCATTGCTGAACGATGGGGACTGGATCAACCACCAGTGACCCGTTTCTTTGACTGGACGAAACACATTCTCAAGGGTGATTTCGGTAACTCGACCATTTTCAACGAACCCGTCCTGACAGTCATCCAAAAACGTTTTTTCACCTCATTATGGCTCATGGCGTCAGCCTGGCTCCTCTCTGGAATCATCGGATTCTTTCTTGGGCTCGTCGCCGGAACATTCGAAGGAAGTCGACTCGACCGAGCAATCCGACTTTATGCATACACCATGGCATCCACACCGACGTTCTGGGTCGGCATCGTGTTGCTCACTCTCGTGTCTGTTCACCTCGGCCTGACACCGGTCTGTTGTGCCTGGCCTATCGGTATGGACGCCGCCCAAGCAAGCATCCTTCAACGTCTTCATCACCTTGTGTTGCCTGCGTTGACACTCTCATTGATCGGCATCGCCCAAATCACTCTTCATACCCGAGAAAAAACGATTGAAGCCATGCAAAGCGATTATGCCATTTTTGCTTGCGCGCAAGGAGATTCCCGCCTTGGAATCGGACTGCATCATTGTTTACGGAATGTCTTGTTACCAGCCATAACTTTGCAGTTCGCATCCCTCGGTGAACTTTTCGGAGGGGCTGTTTTAGCTGAACAAGTTTTTTCGTATCCCGGGCTAGGCCGAGCGACCGTTGAAGCCGGTGTTCGTGGAGATATTCCTCTATTACTCGGCATTGTCCTCTTCAGTACAGTCTTTGTTTTTGCCGGGAATACCATTGCCGATCTTCTCTACCGTATCGCCGACCCCCGAATGCGTTCCCGCACAATGGAGGTTGCATGA
- a CDS encoding ABC transporter permease: MKVVLAPPLLRSRFSLVRFRPDRRTRALCAVFSCLALFAAIFIGAWLAHNMGETTDFSARKLPPGWGHLFGTDWLGRDLFARTIKGLRLSLGVGLVAATCSSIIALILGLAAATAGKTVDAIVTWLVDVAMATPHLVLLILISFACGGGATGVIIAVAASHWPSLTRVIRAEVLQLRASQYIQLSQRLGKGPFYIATHHMLPHIVPQFIVGLVLLFPHAILHAAGLTFLGFGMSPHSPAIGVLLAESMRSLSMGLWWLAVFPGASLVVTVKAFDILGNNLRALLDPRTCRE, from the coding sequence ATGAAAGTTGTCCTTGCGCCTCCGTTGTTACGCTCTCGCTTTTCTCTCGTACGATTTCGTCCCGACCGCAGGACAAGAGCTCTCTGCGCGGTCTTCTCCTGTCTTGCATTGTTCGCCGCCATTTTCATCGGTGCCTGGTTAGCTCACAATATGGGTGAAACCACCGACTTCAGCGCCCGCAAACTTCCTCCAGGATGGGGGCATCTTTTCGGGACGGACTGGCTTGGCCGCGATCTCTTCGCACGGACCATTAAAGGACTTCGATTGAGTCTCGGTGTTGGCCTTGTCGCCGCAACCTGTTCATCAATCATTGCTCTCATTCTCGGTTTGGCCGCCGCCACAGCAGGAAAAACCGTCGATGCCATCGTCACGTGGCTTGTCGATGTGGCCATGGCCACACCGCATCTCGTGTTGCTTATTCTCATCTCTTTTGCCTGCGGTGGAGGAGCCACCGGAGTCATTATTGCCGTTGCCGCATCGCATTGGCCCAGCCTGACCCGTGTAATTCGGGCCGAAGTTCTCCAACTTCGTGCCAGCCAGTATATTCAACTCTCCCAGCGTCTTGGCAAAGGCCCGTTCTATATCGCCACGCACCACATGCTCCCCCATATTGTGCCGCAATTCATTGTCGGTCTCGTGTTGCTTTTTCCCCACGCGATTCTTCATGCTGCCGGACTCACCTTTCTTGGATTCGGCATGTCGCCGCATTCACCGGCTATCGGCGTTCTCTTGGCCGAGTCAATGCGATCGCTTTCCATGGGATTGTGGTGGCTGGCCGTTTTTCCAGGAGCATCCCTTGTCGTGACCGTCAAAGCCTTTGACATCCTTGGCAACAATTTGCGTGCCTTGCTCGACCCTCGAACATGTCGAGAATAA
- a CDS encoding ABC transporter ATP-binding protein, protein MLDIEALSICFSRYVFGLKRREVCAIQSLDVRVESGSIMAIVGQSGGGKSLLAHALLGILPANARVTGSMRFKGKPLTPQSIARLRGREIALVPQSVASLNPLLRIGVQVARSARLSGLKTKQSITEAHSALKRYGLGDEVSRRFPFELSGGMAKRVLTATATVGLADLIIADEPTNGQDEKNAQETLKHLRELADTGKAVLLITHDIASALRVADAITIFYGGVTVEECPVHDMTAEQGLRHPYSQALWAAVPENGLHMTSWYDESPLAQPGTPIATGCPFCEQCGKSQETCRHQFPLLRQAGSGRIRCHHA, encoded by the coding sequence ATGCTCGACATTGAAGCCTTATCCATTTGTTTTTCACGATATGTTTTTGGATTGAAACGCCGTGAGGTTTGCGCCATCCAGAGCTTGGATGTCCGTGTTGAGTCCGGCAGCATCATGGCCATCGTCGGTCAATCGGGAGGAGGCAAGAGCTTGCTGGCACATGCCTTGCTCGGCATTTTGCCGGCCAATGCACGCGTCACCGGAAGTATGCGGTTCAAAGGAAAGCCACTGACACCTCAATCAATTGCACGATTGCGTGGCCGGGAAATTGCGCTTGTCCCTCAATCCGTTGCGTCACTCAACCCACTGCTTCGAATCGGTGTGCAAGTAGCGCGCTCGGCCCGACTCAGTGGCCTCAAGACAAAGCAATCCATCACAGAAGCGCACAGTGCATTGAAACGTTATGGCTTGGGCGACGAGGTATCACGCCGGTTTCCGTTCGAATTATCCGGCGGCATGGCAAAACGAGTTCTGACAGCCACAGCCACCGTAGGCCTTGCCGATCTCATCATTGCCGATGAACCGACGAATGGGCAGGATGAAAAGAATGCACAAGAAACATTGAAGCATCTTCGCGAACTCGCCGACACGGGCAAAGCGGTTCTACTCATCACGCATGACATCGCTTCGGCACTTCGCGTAGCCGATGCAATCACCATCTTTTACGGTGGGGTTACTGTTGAAGAATGCCCTGTGCATGATATGACCGCAGAGCAAGGACTCCGCCACCCATACTCCCAAGCGCTATGGGCTGCTGTTCCGGAAAACGGATTACACATGACGTCATGGTATGACGAATCGCCTCTTGCGCAGCCGGGAACACCCATTGCGACGGGATGTCCATTTTGCGAACAATGCGGAAAGAGCCAAGAGACGTGCCGGCATCAATTCCCTCTCTTGCGACAAGCTGGAAGCGGTCGGATACGGTGCCATCATGCTTAA
- a CDS encoding ABC transporter ATP-binding protein has protein sequence MLKAENIAFRYNRTSPWILHNFSINVRQGEIVGLYGPSGRGKSTLAKMLAGYLHPNQGQILLDEAVLPSTGFCPVQLLFQHPELAVNPRWTIRRILNEATSPDKALLQQLSINPKWYDRYPHELSGGELQRICLARALTPNTRYLLCDEMTSMLDALTQATIWQNVVTLARTHQVGLLVVSHDKILLDRLCQRIVMC, from the coding sequence ATGCTTAAAGCCGAGAACATCGCATTCCGGTATAACAGAACATCCCCCTGGATTTTGCACAATTTCTCCATCAATGTACGTCAGGGAGAGATTGTCGGCCTCTATGGTCCAAGCGGTCGCGGAAAATCGACACTCGCGAAGATGCTTGCTGGATATCTGCATCCGAATCAGGGACAAATCCTGCTTGATGAGGCTGTATTGCCTTCAACCGGCTTCTGTCCGGTACAGTTGCTCTTCCAGCATCCAGAACTTGCCGTCAATCCTCGATGGACCATTCGACGTATCCTCAACGAGGCAACATCTCCCGATAAAGCACTGCTTCAGCAACTTTCCATTAATCCGAAGTGGTATGACCGATATCCTCATGAACTTTCCGGAGGCGAATTGCAGCGCATTTGTCTGGCCCGTGCGCTGACACCGAACACGCGATATCTCTTATGTGATGAAATGACTTCGATGCTCGATGCGCTGACTCAAGCGACCATTTGGCAGAATGTCGTCACCCTTGCCCGCACACACCAAGTGGGACTTCTCGTTGTGAGCCACGACAAGATTTTACTGGACCGGCTCTGTCAACGTATCGTCATGTGTTGA
- a CDS encoding GAF and HD-GYP domain-containing protein, translated as MSPVVYNDTLEAVNHILSVLDVLRQFKSLDTVLDRILLEARRLTCADAGTIFMVEGGRLVFAHVHNDTLFSDEDVIKHGYLKASLPIDDTSISGYAANHGVVVSVDDAYAIAPSFPYQFNTRFDERTGYRTRSILALPIKSSTGSVIALMQIINSQSPDGQHVPFSAEDQTLLNLLAGHAASFIENAIVTRELVLRMNKMAELRDPSETGMHVQRVGAFAAEIYHRYAKLRGVADDEMKRRKDLLQIAAMLHDVGKVGVSDLILKKPGKLTFEEFETMKLHTLFGARLFAHPVSELDAMAYEVALYHHAKFDGSGYPGLVQNVMEDSLVGLVPLAGHDIPLSARIVSLADVYDALASRRVYKPAFPEDMTLAIIRDGTGKHFDPDVVSAFFDIHDIILAIRDKFGNIASNQLLNT; from the coding sequence ATGTCACCCGTAGTATATAACGATACGCTTGAGGCCGTGAATCATATTCTCTCGGTGCTCGATGTTCTGCGCCAATTCAAAAGTCTTGATACGGTTTTGGACCGTATTCTTCTGGAAGCCCGTCGGCTGACGTGCGCCGATGCCGGTACGATTTTTATGGTGGAGGGCGGCAGACTCGTGTTTGCTCATGTCCATAATGACACGTTGTTCAGTGATGAGGACGTGATCAAGCATGGGTATCTCAAGGCGTCTCTTCCTATCGATGATACGTCCATTTCGGGATATGCGGCCAACCATGGTGTTGTTGTCTCGGTCGATGACGCTTATGCAATCGCTCCATCTTTTCCCTATCAATTCAATACCCGATTTGATGAACGGACCGGGTATCGCACCCGGTCCATTCTTGCTCTTCCAATAAAAAGTTCGACCGGTTCCGTTATTGCCCTGATGCAGATCATTAACAGCCAATCACCAGACGGGCAGCATGTGCCCTTTTCTGCGGAAGACCAGACTCTCCTCAACCTTCTGGCCGGTCATGCCGCGTCATTTATCGAAAATGCCATTGTGACGCGAGAGCTCGTTTTACGGATGAATAAAATGGCCGAGCTGCGTGATCCGTCTGAAACGGGAATGCACGTGCAACGTGTGGGGGCATTCGCTGCCGAAATATATCATCGTTATGCAAAACTGCGTGGTGTCGCTGATGATGAGATGAAGAGAAGGAAAGACCTTTTGCAGATTGCAGCCATGCTGCATGATGTGGGAAAAGTCGGGGTCTCGGATTTAATACTGAAAAAGCCGGGTAAGCTTACGTTTGAAGAGTTTGAAACGATGAAGCTCCATACGCTGTTTGGCGCAAGGCTTTTTGCTCATCCTGTATCCGAACTCGATGCCATGGCATACGAAGTGGCATTGTATCACCACGCGAAATTCGATGGTTCCGGGTATCCTGGGCTTGTGCAGAATGTTATGGAAGACAGTCTTGTGGGCTTGGTACCGCTTGCTGGGCACGACATTCCGTTAAGTGCTCGGATTGTGTCGCTTGCTGACGTGTATGACGCCTTGGCGTCGCGTCGTGTGTATAAACCTGCTTTTCCTGAAGATATGACGCTCGCAATCATACGAGACGGCACGGGTAAGCATTTTGATCCTGACGTTGTTTCCGCTTTCTTCGATATCCACGATATTATCTTGGCCATTCGCGATAAGTTCGGCAATATCGCGTCGAATCAACTCCTCAACACATGA
- a CDS encoding thioredoxin family protein, whose translation MKLIQILGLGCPRCNELESLVYAVLAENGLEAHVEKVKDMQTMATLGVFTTPALVIDGEVKSAGRSPSKEEITKWIK comes from the coding sequence ATGAAACTCATTCAAATTCTAGGACTGGGATGCCCCCGGTGCAATGAATTGGAGAGCTTGGTTTATGCAGTGCTGGCAGAAAACGGTCTCGAAGCCCATGTCGAAAAAGTTAAGGATATGCAAACCATGGCTACACTCGGCGTTTTTACGACACCGGCTTTGGTCATCGACGGTGAGGTCAAGTCTGCCGGTCGCTCCCCTTCGAAAGAAGAAATTACCAAGTGGATAAAATAA
- a CDS encoding ABC transporter permease translates to MNTIRHRIVFPRWKFWPRQSFLLIGIVLVVGFSLASIFAPFLTAYDPNAINVDVILQAPSPNHLLGTDSLGRDVWARLLYGGRISLWVGFAAVGVAITIGLVMGLLAGYFGGVVDETIMRFVDVMLCFPSFFLILAVIAFLEPSLVNIMIVIGLTSWMGVARLVRADTLSLKQRDFIAASRLQGGGSLHIMVHHIVPNALGPILVSATLGVAGAILTESGLSFLGLGVQPPTASWGNMLMDGKDVMGIAPWLATFPGLAILLTVVGYNIVGEALRDRFDPRQHTTR, encoded by the coding sequence ATGAACACCATACGACATCGAATCGTTTTTCCACGTTGGAAGTTCTGGCCTCGCCAATCATTTCTTCTTATTGGCATTGTGCTCGTCGTGGGATTTTCTCTGGCATCAATCTTCGCTCCATTCCTCACTGCATACGACCCGAACGCCATCAATGTTGATGTGATCTTGCAAGCCCCGAGTCCGAATCATCTCCTGGGGACCGACAGTTTAGGACGCGATGTTTGGGCTCGCCTTCTCTATGGTGGACGTATTTCTCTCTGGGTCGGATTTGCCGCAGTCGGTGTTGCGATTACCATTGGCCTTGTTATGGGCCTTCTGGCCGGCTACTTTGGTGGAGTTGTCGATGAAACCATCATGCGCTTTGTCGATGTCATGCTCTGCTTTCCGTCTTTCTTCCTTATTTTGGCGGTCATCGCATTCCTGGAACCGTCGCTCGTAAACATCATGATCGTCATCGGGCTCACTTCATGGATGGGCGTTGCCCGACTCGTTCGAGCCGACACCCTCAGTCTGAAGCAGCGCGATTTCATCGCAGCATCGCGTCTCCAAGGTGGAGGGTCTTTGCATATCATGGTTCATCACATTGTGCCCAATGCCTTAGGGCCGATTCTTGTTTCTGCAACCCTTGGCGTTGCCGGCGCTATACTCACGGAATCGGGACTAAGCTTTCTCGGTCTTGGTGTACAACCCCCAACGGCCAGTTGGGGCAACATGCTCATGGATGGTAAAGATGTCATGGGTATTGCACCATGGCTGGCCACCTTCCCCGGTTTGGCAATTTTACTGACCGTCGTCGGCTACAACATTGTTGGGGAAGCCCTTCGTGATCGATTCGATCCTCGTCAACATACGACACGATAG
- the sucD gene encoding succinate--CoA ligase subunit alpha, translating to MRLNEHQGKELLSEYGIAVPEGVIMGKNNGGTTLLPFDPPYVVKSQVLSGGRGKAGGIIMVDEPRSLDQAIQQVLLTPVAGTTPPYVRIEGQLSFEREYYLSLSVSRDKKSLVFICGRHGGIDVESADTDNLLVQTVSLPEGLGSWQVRRAFFHLGCEKALWPGFLVLTTHLFQAVWENGLLLAEINPLVVVDGEWTALDAKVEIGDNALALSPNPNRFHLSAYLSERENLARAVGLPFHTLDGCVGLVANGAGLAMATMDILNASGLRAANFLDLGGAADSERMKTAFRLLFDDTQVEAVFINFFGGILSCASVAFAMTEALEQNAPPKPLVARLAGNSAQEGRQILSSLPGVLQANDTAEAVRLLTKAFGAKPSHGSISDFAFSTPKTLPFQTASAMPKSLPHPTGPALPKAAETKILIQGITGRVAGHHTRLMLDAGTNIVAGVTPFKGGASVCGIPVYDSVAQAVHHHGATVSVIFVPAAFAPDTVLEAADAGIETVILITEGIPQLPMLALLSRLDQTSTRLIGPNTPGIIVPGAFKAGIMPTDPFRPGRVAVLSRSGTLTYEAAAHLSSRGLGQSICIGVGGDPFIGSSFADLLPHLLADDTTDAILMLGEVGGKAEEEAGRIYAECGAPKPMAAFIAGLSAPPGKRLGHAGAIIESAGDAQSKVRSLHDAGIPVFDQLDKLADALATTMAR from the coding sequence ATGCGGCTGAACGAACACCAAGGCAAAGAACTCCTCTCTGAGTACGGTATTGCCGTACCGGAAGGTGTCATCATGGGAAAAAACAACGGAGGGACAACTCTTCTCCCGTTTGACCCACCGTATGTCGTGAAATCCCAAGTTCTCAGCGGAGGTCGGGGAAAAGCAGGTGGAATTATCATGGTGGATGAGCCACGCTCTCTGGACCAAGCAATACAACAGGTGCTTTTAACACCCGTCGCCGGGACTACTCCACCGTATGTCCGTATTGAAGGACAACTTTCGTTTGAACGCGAATACTATCTCAGTCTCTCGGTATCTCGAGATAAAAAATCCCTGGTTTTTATCTGCGGACGCCATGGCGGTATTGATGTGGAGTCCGCCGATACAGACAATCTTCTCGTTCAAACCGTTTCACTGCCCGAAGGGCTTGGTTCTTGGCAAGTCCGACGTGCGTTCTTTCACTTAGGGTGCGAAAAAGCACTTTGGCCCGGTTTCTTGGTGCTCACGACGCATCTCTTTCAGGCGGTATGGGAAAATGGCTTGCTTTTGGCGGAAATCAACCCACTTGTTGTCGTCGATGGAGAATGGACTGCCCTCGACGCCAAAGTTGAAATCGGCGACAATGCATTGGCTCTCTCCCCAAATCCAAATCGATTCCACCTCTCCGCCTATCTCTCCGAACGAGAAAATCTCGCCCGCGCCGTGGGTCTTCCATTCCATACCTTGGATGGTTGCGTTGGGCTTGTCGCCAATGGAGCCGGTCTGGCCATGGCGACCATGGATATACTCAATGCGTCCGGTCTCCGTGCCGCCAATTTTCTCGATCTCGGAGGTGCTGCGGACAGTGAGCGCATGAAGACCGCATTTCGACTCCTTTTTGACGATACCCAGGTCGAAGCCGTTTTTATCAATTTTTTCGGTGGAATTCTTTCCTGTGCAAGTGTTGCCTTTGCCATGACCGAGGCCCTTGAACAAAATGCTCCCCCGAAACCCCTCGTCGCCCGCTTGGCGGGGAATTCTGCCCAGGAAGGCCGTCAAATTCTTTCCTCTCTTCCCGGCGTTCTGCAAGCCAATGATACGGCCGAAGCCGTCAGGCTCCTGACAAAAGCCTTCGGTGCCAAACCATCACATGGATCAATTTCTGACTTCGCATTCAGCACCCCCAAAACGCTCCCCTTCCAAACGGCATCTGCGATGCCCAAATCGTTACCTCACCCCACAGGTCCAGCGCTCCCGAAAGCTGCCGAAACGAAAATTCTCATTCAAGGTATCACCGGACGCGTCGCCGGACACCATACCCGACTTATGCTTGATGCCGGTACCAATATTGTGGCTGGCGTCACGCCATTCAAAGGAGGAGCATCCGTTTGCGGCATCCCCGTCTATGACAGCGTTGCGCAAGCCGTCCATCACCATGGCGCAACGGTCAGCGTTATCTTTGTCCCGGCTGCATTTGCCCCGGACACGGTATTGGAAGCCGCCGATGCCGGTATTGAGACTGTTATTCTCATTACCGAAGGTATTCCTCAGTTACCGATGCTTGCACTCCTCTCCCGACTTGACCAAACCTCAACCCGTCTTATCGGCCCCAATACCCCCGGAATCATCGTTCCAGGAGCATTCAAAGCGGGGATTATGCCGACGGATCCATTCCGACCGGGACGCGTGGCGGTTCTCTCGCGAAGCGGAACGTTGACGTACGAAGCGGCCGCCCATCTCAGCAGCCGTGGGCTTGGACAATCCATTTGCATCGGAGTGGGGGGAGACCCGTTTATCGGATCCTCTTTTGCTGATCTCTTGCCACATCTTTTGGCCGATGACACGACGGATGCCATTCTCATGCTTGGTGAAGTTGGAGGCAAAGCCGAGGAGGAGGCTGGCCGTATTTATGCCGAATGCGGCGCGCCCAAACCCATGGCAGCCTTTATTGCCGGATTGAGCGCCCCTCCGGGAAAACGCCTCGGACACGCTGGAGCTATTATCGAATCCGCTGGCGATGCCCAGTCCAAAGTACGCAGTTTGCACGATGCCGGAATTCCCGTTTTCGACCAACTCGACAAGCTGGCCGACGCCCTCGCCACCACCATGGCACGATAA